A window of the Lactuca sativa cultivar Salinas chromosome 5, Lsat_Salinas_v11, whole genome shotgun sequence genome harbors these coding sequences:
- the LOC111913846 gene encoding 3-hydroxyisobutyryl-CoA hydrolase 1 codes for MALSTRSETEQVLFEEILGARKVVLNRSTKLNVLTYKMLGKISEKLRTYENDPMVKLIVLKANGKVFCVGGDLVSASKFVAYGHWSFGTSYYRKEFCLDYLLATYKKPMVAILDGSVMGGGVGISIHSTFRIVTENTIFAMPEASIGLFPDVGASYFLSRLPGSFGEYIGLTGARLDGAEMVAMGLATHFVPSQNIQSMEKALEKMVASSDATSVTTISMIINKFAQEVKVKPESVITRLDMINQCFSRKSCEEILYSLEHLAIQVQEKWIHNAIRSMRFASPLCLKIFLRIIRQGRSQNIEQCLDTEYIAISHILRRTVSNDFYEGSRAILIEKDKKPQWVPSKLEEVSDEMVAKCFLRSFTEDDDWFPLRLPLRYDKAKAMTSKL; via the exons ATGGCTCTCTCCACCCGTTCAGAAACTGAACAG GTGCTATTTGAGGAAATCTTGGGGGCAAGAAAAGTAGTACTTAACAGATCAACAAAACTAAATGTCCTCACCTATAAGATG TTGGGAAAAATATCCGAAAAACTGAGAACATACGAGAATGATCCAATGGTTAAGCTTATTGTTCTAAAG GCAAATGGTAAAGTATTTTGTGTTGGTGGTGATCTCGTATCTGCCTCTAAATTTGTAGCTTATG gaCATTGGAGTTTCGGAACGAGCTACTATAGGAAAGAATTTTGTTTGGACTACCTACTTGCAACATATAAGAAGCCAATGGTTGCAATTCTAGATGGAAGtgttatgggaggaggtgttggaaTATCGATACATTCAACATTTAGAATTGTTACTGAGAATACG ATATTCGCCATGCCCGAAGCATCAATTGGATTGTTTCCTGATGTTGGTGCATCTTATTTTCTATCGCGACTTCCTGGATCTTTTG GAGAATATATTGGATTAACAGGCGCTCGATTAGATGGAGCTGAGATGGTTGCCATGGGGCTTGCAACTCATTTTGTCCCATCTCAG AATATACAATCAATGGAGAAGGCTCTCGAAAAAATGGTTGCTTCATCAGATGCAACAAGTGTAACAACAATTTCCATGATTATTAACAAGTTTGCACAAGAAGTAAAGGTCAAGCCAGAGAGTGTTATTACTAG ACTCGACATGATCAATCAATGCTTCTCGAGAAAATCATGTGAAGAAATATTATACTCACTG GAGCACTTGGCTATCCAAGTACAAGAGAAGTGGATTCACAATGCAATAAGATCGATGAGATTCGCATCTCCACTGTGTCTCAAGATTTTCTTACGAATA ATTAGACAAGGTCGATCCCAAAACATCGAGCAATGTCTAGACACCGAATACATTGCTATCTCACATATTTTACGTCGAACAGTTAGCAATGACTTCTATGAG ggatcaaGAGCTATTTTGATTGAGAAAGATAAGAAACCACAG TGGGTACCCTCAAAACTAGAGGAAGTTAGTGACGAAATGGTGGCCAAGTGTTTTTTAAGATCTTTCACCGAAGACGATGATTGGTTTCCTTTACGACTTCCACTTCGATATGATAAAGCCAAAGCCATGACATCAAAACTCTAG